The Synechococcales cyanobacterium CNB genome includes a window with the following:
- the mscL gene encoding large-conductance mechanosensitive channel protein MscL, with translation MPLIREFREFALRGNVVDMAVGIVIGAAFTGVVKALVDKVMMPPIGLLMGGVDFAEKRLVLREAVVDAAGAVSTPAVTIGYGEFINALINLLIVALALFIVVKAMNEAKRRFEKEKQAAPPPAPPEDVTLLREIRDLLRQRS, from the coding sequence ATGCCTCTGATCCGAGAGTTCCGTGAGTTCGCGCTGCGCGGGAACGTCGTGGACATGGCGGTCGGGATCGTGATCGGGGCGGCCTTCACGGGCGTCGTGAAGGCGCTCGTGGACAAGGTGATGATGCCTCCCATCGGCCTTCTCATGGGCGGCGTGGACTTCGCGGAGAAGCGGCTCGTGCTGCGGGAAGCGGTCGTCGATGCCGCGGGAGCGGTGTCGACGCCCGCCGTGACGATCGGCTACGGCGAGTTCATCAACGCGCTCATCAACCTGCTGATCGTCGCGCTCGCGCTGTTCATCGTGGTGAAGGCGATGAACGAGGCGAAGCGCCGGTTCGAGAAGGAAAAGCAGGCCGCGCCACCGCCCGCACCGCCGGAGGACGTGACGCTGCTGCGGGAGATCCGCGACCTGCTCCGCCAGCGGTCCTGA
- a CDS encoding DUF58 domain-containing protein has protein sequence MPDQKPDRPRADRVRLPEQDASLYLHPQTLARLRTFELRAKMIVEGVMSGQHRSPYQGFSVEFAQHRPYVAGDDLRHLDWKVFARSDKLHLKQYQQETNLDLVAMVDASGSMDYGSRSFAEASGVGRKTSLDGRDYWSKFDHATALAAAMCYVTLRQGDRAGVVVFADEVRAMVRRSSSTATWRQVVGALSTHPVDRPTDLARATDQTLAKITNRCLIVLISDFFEDPERIRAAFARIKHRGHDLIVFQVLDRAERTFEFAESAPFEGLEGEAVLRVDPRAIRRAYLDSINAHVGRVEKITRSFGFDYQLVDTHDWLGPPLAAFVARRNAQIKRSKYG, from the coding sequence ATGCCCGACCAGAAGCCCGATCGCCCCCGCGCCGACCGCGTCCGCCTGCCCGAGCAGGACGCGTCGCTTTACCTGCACCCGCAGACGCTCGCGCGCCTGCGTACCTTCGAGTTGCGGGCGAAGATGATCGTCGAGGGCGTGATGAGCGGCCAGCACCGCTCACCCTACCAGGGCTTCAGCGTCGAGTTCGCCCAGCACCGCCCCTACGTCGCCGGCGACGACCTGCGCCACCTCGACTGGAAGGTCTTCGCACGCTCCGACAAGCTCCACCTCAAGCAGTACCAGCAGGAGACCAACCTCGACCTTGTGGCGATGGTGGACGCCTCCGGCTCGATGGACTACGGCAGCCGATCCTTCGCCGAGGCCTCCGGGGTCGGGCGCAAGACGAGCCTCGACGGGCGCGACTACTGGAGCAAGTTCGACCATGCCACCGCTCTTGCCGCCGCGATGTGCTACGTCACGCTCCGCCAGGGTGACCGCGCGGGCGTCGTGGTCTTCGCCGATGAGGTCCGGGCGATGGTGCGGCGCTCCTCCTCGACCGCCACGTGGCGGCAGGTCGTCGGCGCGCTCTCCACGCACCCGGTCGATCGACCGACCGACCTTGCTCGCGCCACCGACCAGACGCTCGCCAAGATCACCAACCGCTGTCTGATCGTCCTTATCAGCGACTTCTTCGAAGACCCGGAACGCATCCGTGCCGCGTTCGCTCGCATCAAGCACCGCGGGCACGACCTGATCGTGTTCCAGGTGCTTGACCGCGCGGAGCGCACGTTCGAGTTTGCCGAGTCCGCGCCCTTTGAGGGGCTGGAGGGCGAGGCCGTGCTCCGCGTGGACCCGCGCGCGATCCGCAGGGCATACCTCGACTCGATCAACGCCCACGTCGGGCGCGTCGAAAAGATCACGCGGTCGTTCGGCTTCGACTACCAGCTCGTGGACACCCACGACTGGCTCGGCCCACCCCTCGCCGCATTCGTCGCCCGCCGGAACGCCCAGATCAAGCGGAGCAAGTACGGGTGA
- a CDS encoding PhzF family phenazine biosynthesis protein has protein sequence MSLPLFQVDAFTGQTFRGNPAAVVLLDSWIGDDVMQAIARENNLSETAFVGPATVPGADFAIRWFTPTTEVDLCGHATLAAAHVLLNHRGHKGDRVVFESRSGLLPVSRENGAIALDFPAWNPDPVEITPDLVEALGARPSECYRSRDLLAVFESKKDVLGLRPDFKRIAALNGYGVIVTAPGAGHDFVSRFFAPSLGVDEDPVTGSAHCTLTPYWSKRLGKRSLTAHQVSKRGGELRCTMNGDRVHLAGRAVTYLEGTIAV, from the coding sequence ATGAGCCTGCCGCTGTTCCAGGTCGATGCGTTCACCGGGCAGACCTTCCGCGGGAACCCGGCTGCCGTGGTGCTCCTCGACTCCTGGATCGGCGACGACGTGATGCAGGCCATCGCCCGCGAGAACAACCTCTCCGAGACTGCCTTCGTCGGGCCGGCCACCGTGCCGGGCGCGGACTTCGCCATCCGTTGGTTCACGCCCACGACCGAGGTGGACCTGTGCGGGCATGCCACGCTCGCCGCGGCCCACGTCCTCCTCAACCACCGCGGGCACAAGGGCGACCGCGTCGTTTTCGAGAGCAGGTCCGGCCTGCTGCCCGTCTCGCGCGAGAACGGCGCGATCGCCCTCGACTTCCCCGCGTGGAACCCCGATCCGGTCGAGATCACGCCCGACCTCGTCGAGGCCCTCGGCGCGCGCCCCAGCGAGTGCTACCGCTCGCGCGACCTCCTCGCCGTGTTTGAATCGAAGAAGGACGTGCTGGGCCTGCGGCCCGACTTCAAGCGCATCGCTGCCCTCAACGGCTACGGCGTGATCGTCACCGCGCCGGGCGCGGGGCACGATTTCGTCAGCCGTTTCTTCGCCCCGAGCCTCGGCGTCGATGAAGACCCCGTCACCGGCTCCGCCCACTGCACCCTCACGCCCTACTGGTCCAAACGCCTCGGCAAGCGATCGCTCACCGCCCACCAGGTCTCCAAGCGCGGCGGCGAACTCCGCTGCACCATGAACGGCGACCGCGTTCACCTCGCCGGCCGTGCCGTTACCTACCTCGAAGGCACGATCGCCGTCTGA
- a CDS encoding homogentisate 1,2-dioxygenase, translated as MPYYMKLGELPAKRHVQFRRPDGALYSEELFGTDGFVGPTSTLYHIHPPTQVSGWKTLYVTRPEYVECEVMRMRHLKTAPMKPKGDPVTGRVVVLGNADVEMAVCVPAEQMNYHFKNGQGDECLFVHYGSGVVHTMFGTLRFRPKDYIVIPKGTIYRVEFNPLRDDERPAGLTRADMPLGKFIAFETANGSHILPPPRYLSKKTAQFLEHAPYCERDLRVPELPLTYDHRGEFEVRIKARDCVHSYVYGYHPLDVVGWDGCYYPYLFNIDEFAPIVGKLHMPPPIHQTFEGHNFVICSFCPRVLDFHPEAIPIPYNHSNIDSDEVLYYVEGNYKARRGIESGSISLHPQGIPHGPHPGTVEKSLGKTHTDELAVMCDTFRPLFPTKAALELDDPHYPESWRADHHAPGEKRDNGGTTNVWT; from the coding sequence ATGCCCTATTACATGAAGCTCGGCGAGCTGCCCGCCAAGCGCCACGTCCAGTTCCGCAGGCCCGACGGTGCGCTCTACTCCGAGGAACTCTTCGGCACCGACGGTTTCGTCGGCCCCACCAGCACCCTCTACCACATCCACCCGCCCACGCAGGTATCAGGCTGGAAGACGCTCTACGTCACGCGCCCCGAGTACGTCGAGTGCGAGGTGATGCGCATGCGACACCTCAAGACCGCCCCCATGAAGCCCAAGGGCGACCCGGTCACGGGTCGCGTCGTTGTCCTCGGCAACGCCGACGTCGAGATGGCTGTCTGCGTCCCAGCCGAGCAGATGAACTACCACTTCAAGAACGGCCAGGGCGATGAGTGCCTCTTCGTCCATTACGGGTCGGGCGTTGTCCACACCATGTTCGGCACCCTCCGTTTCCGGCCCAAGGACTACATCGTCATCCCCAAGGGCACCATCTACCGCGTCGAGTTCAACCCCCTGCGCGACGACGAACGACCCGCCGGCCTCACCCGCGCCGACATGCCCCTCGGCAAGTTCATCGCCTTCGAGACCGCCAACGGCAGCCACATCCTCCCCCCCCCTCGGTACCTCTCGAAGAAGACCGCCCAGTTCCTCGAACACGCGCCCTACTGCGAGCGCGACTTGCGCGTCCCCGAGCTGCCCCTCACCTACGACCACCGCGGCGAGTTCGAGGTCCGCATCAAGGCCCGGGACTGCGTCCACTCCTATGTCTACGGCTACCACCCGCTCGACGTCGTCGGCTGGGACGGGTGCTACTACCCCTATCTCTTCAACATCGACGAGTTCGCCCCCATCGTCGGCAAACTCCACATGCCACCGCCCATCCACCAGACCTTCGAGGGCCACAACTTCGTTATCTGTTCCTTCTGCCCGCGCGTGCTGGACTTCCACCCCGAGGCCATCCCCATCCCCTACAACCACTCCAACATCGACTCCGACGAGGTGCTCTACTACGTCGAGGGCAACTACAAGGCCCGGCGCGGGATCGAGTCCGGCTCGATCAGCCTCCACCCGCAGGGCATCCCGCACGGCCCGCATCCCGGCACCGTCGAGAAGAGCCTCGGCAAGACGCACACCGACGAACTCGCCGTCATGTGCGACACCTTCCGCCCGCTCTTCCCCACCAAGGCTGCGCTCGAACTCGACGACCCGCACTACCCCGAGTCCTGGCGAGCGGACCACCACGCTCCGGGGGAGAAGCGAGACAACGGCGGAACCACGAACGTCTGGACCTGA